The genomic DNA GCAGGATCAATTCGTCCGTTTCTTGTGGTCCACGTATTTTCTGGTAGATGAATTCTCGGCAAATCGAACCGAAGGCGCTGAAGGCTTGACACATTCGCCAGGCAGGGATTGCTGTCAAACACAAGATCGAATCTGGCGTTTTTCAAGAGTTCGCGCGATGCATCGCTCTTGACGCCGTGCGGGTATGACAGCGACAGAACATCCAGGCCCAAGGCCCGCAGGCGGTCCCGGCATTCCGAGACTTCAGCCTCAGGATCATTGGCGTAGGCAATCGGAGAATGGGTGTGACCATGACCACCCAATTCGAATCCATTCTCCGTCCATCGACTGAGATCCTCCACGTTCATCATTTGCCGCTCGTCGATCTTTTCCAGAACCCGTGGATCCACCTCATGAATGACATGGCGTCTTTCGACCTCAGGCATGCCCGCCAATTTCGCTGCAACATGTTGGCTGAACCCTGGTTGAGTCATCGCATCCTCTGACATGCCAAGAGCGGTAAGCAGTTTTGGGGCTGTCGCCGGGTCTGCCAGAATGGCCCCCGCGGCATCCTGCCACCATCGGGGCTGATCAAGGTCAATCACCTCTGTCGCCAGAAACAACACCCCAGGAAGACTTCGCTTTTTCAGTTCTGGCATGGCGTATTCGACGGTGTCTCGCCAGCCGTCATCAAACGTAATCAACAGTGGGCAATCTGGTAGCCGTCCACGGCCGTCGATTACCGCCTTCACCTGGGCGAGGTCGACCACGTTGTAGTGGCGCGAGACAAAGTCCAACGTCTCTTGAAAGCCATCGAGACTGAAGGCGAACTCACGCTCGGATTGCGCCAGCGCGTCCGAACCGGCGGGCAACACGCGGTGAAACATCAGCACCGTGAGCGCGTGCTTGTTGCGGCGCCGGTGCCAAGCCCCCAGCGCACCAGACCTGTACAGCGTTGTCCGGATCACGTCCTTGATTGCTCTCGAAAGACTCATACAGCCACCTCCGGCACTTGCATCGGCTCCGTCATCAGGTTGCGCAACAGTTGGTAGGTCACGTGCCAATCTTGCTCGGCCCAAGGGGTGAAACGCGGGATCTGGAAGGGCGATGTGGACGCCCCGGCCACGCCCCAGTGGGTGGTGACAGCGTAGCGGTAGCCCGCGCGCTTCACGGCGTCCACATGCAGGCGCGAAAAGTCGGCATATGGCCGACCGTTGGGATAGGCGAAGCCATTCACCGCCCCGCCCACGATGGCCTGCAGCCGCTCACGGGCGCCACCAATTTCGCGCTCGACCTCCTCGGCATTGCAGTAGTCGAGGATGGGGTGCAGCGCGGTGTGTGCACCAATGCCAAAGCCTTGGCTGTGCAGATCGCGCAGCTGTGCCTCGGTCATCACCGGCACGTCGGCCGTCTGTACGCCGGCTTCGGCTTCGAGCTGCTTGAGGATCTGCTCGCGGCGGTAGAGCGTGAGGTACTTCAGTTCTTGTTCCAGCCTCTGCACCTGGCGCCGCCGGTCATCCACCGATGAGACGGCTTGCGCAGGCAGGAAGGGGATACCCAGGTCAAGCGTCGGCCCGGGCAAGCGGCGCACCGCCGCCAGGATACGCTCGTGCCATAGCGGCACCCCATCGAACTGGCCCGAGGTGATGAAGAAGGTGGCGTGCAGGTTGCGCTGGCGCAGAGCCGGGGCTGCGCCCGTCAGCCAGTCGGGGTAGCCATCGTCAAAGGTGATGCAGGCGGCGCGGCGCGGCAAGGTGTCGGTTTGCAGGCGGCCAATGGCCTCATCCAGCGGCAGCACCTGCAACTGAGAAAAAGTGTGATCCAGCAGATGCTCGAAGCGGACCATGCTCACGTCGGCCGGCACCAGCGGTTCGCATTGCTGCGGCACCTTGTGAAAGAGGAAGACCGACAGCTTGTCTTTGGACAGGGATTGCAGGAGGAGTCTGGAAATCACGCTGATCTCCCAGGGCCTGGTGCCGCCGCCTCGCCTGCAGGCACAAGGGCACGCGCCACATGCAAGCGCAGCAGCTCCATCAGCATCACAACCATGTAGATCACCTCCAGGTAACCCAGGCTGACCGAGGCGCCGCCCACCATATAGGCCAGCACCGCCAGCATGAGCATGTCGGCCATGTCGCGCGCCCATTGGTATGGTGCGCCCAGTTGGTCCGTCATGCGCTTGATGACCCGCCGGCCCCAGAGGGCCCGCAACAGGATAAACATATAAAGCCCCAAGCCCACGAAGCCCAGATCGCCCATCACTTCAAAGTAAATACTGTGCGCGGCCTTGGCGGAAAACTCCGGAATGGGCAGATTCAGGAATCCGAGTAGCCCCGGGGACATCTTGAAACTATCCCAGACGGTCTGGACCTGGACGGCATGAAACCCGCCACCAAAAATCGGGTTGTCCAAGGCGATCGCCGAACTGATTTTCCAGGCGATCACGCGGCCTATGAAGGAGCTGTCTTCGTCTGCCTCTTTGATGGTGGTCAGGCGGCTGGTGATGTCTTCGGGCGCAAACGCGAGGAAGGCAATGACAGCACCCGCCACCAGCACCAGCGCCATGCCTTTGCGCCGAGAGGTGAGGATGAGCCACAACCCCACCACTGACACGGCAATGAAGCCGGCCCGCGAACCACCGCCCAGAATGGCGAGCACCACCACGCAGAATGCGCCCAGGCAAACCAGGCGCATGAGGCGATTGGCAGTGTAGGTCTGCAGGTAAAAGAGCACCGGCAGTACCAGGGCCAGCGCGGTGGACAGGTGGTTGCGGTCGGCCAGCATGGTGCCTGCTGGGCCCATCATGTTGTGCCCGCCACCCGAGGCCACCGTCTTGAGGCCGTTGAGCACGCCGTGAATACCCAGGCCCAGCGCAATGACGATGAACATGGCATGGAAATGCACACGCTCACGCACGAAGAAGGGCATGACCAAACAGAACAGCAATCCTTTGATCAGGAACTCAAAGTACTGGTCGTTATAGGGATTGCCAGGGTAGGCCAGTAAAAAGGCCAGAGTGGCGTGGGCCGCCAGCAACAAGTAGAGCCACGTCACCTTGTTGGGCTGGTAGTCGCGCCAGGGCACCCGCCCGAGCGCCAGCAACACCAGGGTGAGCACAGCGCAAGCAAAGTTGACCCGGTTGCCCACCATCCAGCCGTAGAAGTATGTGGTCGGTGCGAGCAAACCTGTCCAGCCCCACAGCAGATAGGCATTGAAAGGACGCGCCAGCGCCAGCGGCAATACGGCCAGCAGCATCAGGGCAAAAGCCAAATCACGCATGGGATTTTTCGCCAATAAGTCGGGCCGGTGGCTCAGCGCTGACGGTCAGCGTCGTCATAGCGCAGAAAACCCAGGTCGGTGCTTTCCCCGCCCTTGCCGCGAAACAGCCGCCAGCACAGGTACAGCATGACGCCCATGTCGATCACCAGAATAAATGCTTCCATTGATGGTCTTCCCCAATCGCGTTCAGTCGGCAGAAATACGCCGGTTGATGATCTTCAGTTCGATGTCGGCGCCTTGCCGGCGGGACACCACCGCCCCCTTGTTCCGGTAGATCACCAGTTCGGTCTCGTGCGCCTTGTGGTTGGCGGGGGTGGCGATGCGCGCCACCGCTTCAAACTGGTCGCTGGCCATCACCCGCTCGAAGCGCTGCATGGCCTCCAGGTCGGTCCAGAAGCCGGGCTGCATCACCACGTAGTGCACGCCGTTGGCGTTGAGGGCCTCGGCAATCTCGGCTTCGGTCAGGCCCTTTTGCTCGACGCCCAGCTCCCGCCGCACGGCCACACCCAGCAACAGCTTGTCGGCCCGCATCACTTGCAGGTCGCGGCGATCTTCCCTTGCGCGCATGTTGAACACAAAAGAGCCATCGCGATAGCCCGAGAACATGACCGTGCTGTCGCGCGGCGCCAGCCGGGCCACCTCGGAAGCTGCCTGGGCATAGCCCTGCACGTAGTACACCGGGCGCGTCCACACGGACAGGCCCGCGGTGGCAAGCACCAGCACGGCCAGCGCGGCCACAGCCCAGCCACCCAGACGGGGAGGCACCACGGAGTGCACCAAGAGCACGGCAAAAAAGACCACCGAGGGCAGCAAGAAGACGCTGTGGCGGGCTTCCTTCAGATCGATGGACGAGAAGAACAGGTAGCCCACCGCGAAGCCCAACCACCACAAACCCAGGCCGGGCATGCGCCGCCATGCAGCCATGCTTGCACCAGCCAGAGCCAGCATCGTCAGCGGCCAGCCCACCTGCGCGGGGATCTGCTGCAGATACCACACCCACCCCTGCCAGCTTGCGCGCGAGGCCACGGCGTCGGCCACGCCGGTAACCGACTGCAGGTTGGCCTGACCGAACTTGAGCGTGAGCACGGCCAGGGGCAGCAACCCGACCACGGCCAAGGCCGCCACCCACCAGTGGTGGCGATTGCGCAGACCCGCCCAGCCATCGCGATGCGCGATCAAGGCCGCATAGACCACCCCCATGTAGGCCACGCTGATCTTGGTGTATATACCCAGCACCAGCAGCGCGGCCCCCAGGTACAGCCACCTGGGTGGCCCGCCGCGCAGATAGGCCATGACAGCCACCGCGCTCCACACCAAAAATGCAAAGGCGGGCACCTCCAGCATCACCTGCCGGCCCCAGAAGGCCACCTCGGGCAACCAGAGTACGAGCGCGGCAAACGCGAGCGACGGGGCAGCCGGCAGCCAAAACCGCGCCAGGCGCCAGCAACCCAGGCCCAGCGCCAGATAGTGCAGCGCCACCACCAGCAGCGCCGTTTCGTGGGAAACCCCGAACAATGCGTAAAACGGTGCACTGATGGCGTAGAACAGCGGGGGATAGAACAGGATCGTGAGCGCCGGGTATTGGGCGTAGTAGCGATAGGCGTAGCCAGTCGGGTCATCTACTGGCATGGCCCGGATCAGATCCATGACGAACACACCATTGAGGGCATGGCGCGGCGAATCGCTCCAATAAAAGGCCCCGCCATGGGGTGCCTGCGCAAACAGCAGCGCCACACACAGCAGCACCAGCGCCCACGCCAGCAGGCGCTCCCGCGCAGAGATGGACAGTGTCTCAGGCCGTGGCATCGACAACCTTCTGAAAGAGCTGCAGTTGCCCCTGCGTTGTCGCGTCCCACGAAAAAGTCTGCGCATGGGCTCGGGTGGCTTCTCGCGTGGGCAACTGGGTGTGCAACTGCACCCAGGCGGCAGCCAGGGCTTGAGCGTCGCGGCGGTCCATGAGCACGCCGGCCGCTGGAGTGCTCACCACCTCGGGCGTGCCCCAGATGTTGGTGGCGATCACCGGCGTGCCGCAGGCCATGGCCTCCAGCAGCACATTGGCCCAGCCCTCGCGGCTGCTGCACAGGGCCAGCACGTCGGCCGCGCTGTACCACCACTTCAGCTCGGTTTGCGGCACCACGCCGGCCCAGCGCAAGCGGTCGGCCACGCCAACGCGTCTGGCCAGATCTCTCAGAGCCGCCTCCTCTGGGCCGGCACCGGCGATGAGCAAGGTCACCCCGGGCAAATGCGGCAGGGCCTCGATGGCAATGTGGTGACCCTTGCGCTCGATCAGGTGCCCCACCGATAGCAGATAGCGCCCCTCGACCGGCAGGCCCAGGCGCCGGCGGGCTTCGACCCGGTCTTCGGGCACGAAGCGCTCCAGGTCCACACCGTTGCGCAGGGTGTGGAGCTTGGTGCGGTCGGCGCCCAGCTCGCCCAGTTTGTCCATGAGCGCCTGGCACACGCCAATGGATGCGCGGGCCTGTGCGGCAGTCTCCAGGATTAGTTTGCGTGGAAAGGGGTACTGCGGGATGAGGTTCAGGTCGGTGCCACGCGCCGTCACGACAAAGGGCTTGTCAATCCACTTGGCCAGCAGCGCGGCGGCAGCACCGTCGGGATAGTAGTAGTGGGCGTCGATGAGATCGAAGTCGAAGCCCTGGCGCTGCAGGCGGCGGATGGTGGGCAAGGCCCCCAGTGCCATGGCATAGGGTGCGAGATTCATGCCCACCTTGGGCAGCAGCAGGTAGCGCGGGTGGTGCACCTCCACCCCGCTGCGCTGCTCCACGGGCGGGGTGGCTGCGAACTGCGCATACTCGCCGAAGCGCTGGTCCTTGGAGGGAAACCATGGCACCGGCGCCACTACCTTGGCCTCCACCTCGCCGGTCTTGAGCAGCTCGCGCAAGCGCGTCTCCACGAAGATGCCGTGGATGGGGCGCACCGCGCTGGGGTATAGCGTAGAGAACAACAAGACCTTCATGCGCCAGCCTTCACCAGGGCGGTCACCCGCCGCGCGTTGCCGATCCAGGTCAGATCCAGCCGGTCGATGGTGTCCGCAGCGCCTTGGGCCAGGCGCTGCCGCAGCGCTGTGTCGGTGCACAGGCGTGTGAGTGCGCCTTCCAGTGCGCCCGGCTGGGCGGGCTCGAACATCAGGGCGTTGACGTTGTCGGTCAGCACTTCCAGCAGATTGGGCGTGGCCGGGGCCACCACCGCCTTGCCCAGCACCAGGTATTCCATCAGCTTCAATGGTGATGCATAGGGCGTGACGGCCGGCTGCAGCGCCACATCGAAGGCCGCCACATGGGCTGGCACCTGTTCGCGGTGGACCACGCCCGTGAAGGTCACGCGCTCGGCCAGGCCTAGCTGCTGCGCCTGCGCCTCCAGCGCAGCGCGCACCGGGCCGTCGCCCACCACCAGCAGGTGCATGTCTTGTGGCGCCTGGGGTGAGGCCATCCAGTCGATGATCCGATCCACGCCGTGCCAGTCGCGTACAAAGCCGGTGAAGCCCAGCACCACCCGGCCCTGCAGGCCCAGGCGCCTCTTGGCCTCGTCGGGCCGGGGCGCATCGGCAAAGTGGGCGCGGTTGATGCCGTTGGACACAACGTGGATGCGTTCTGTCGGCACGCCATGCGCACGCACATGGCCGGCCAGCACCTGCGTAACAGGTAAAACGGCATCCGCACCGCGCCATGCAGTGCCCTCGGCCCAGCGCGCCAGTCGCTGCAGAGCCAGGCCCCCGCTGTGCTGCGAGCGCTCCAGCACCAGCGGCGAGTTCACCTCCAGCAACAGCGCAATACCCAGGCGCTTTTTGACCATGAGGCCGGCCAGCAGGAACAGGTTGTACCGCTCGTAGATCACCTGCGGCTGAAATTCGCGCGCGGCGGTCATCAGTTTGCGGTAGGCCACCAGGTTGTAGGCCAGCTCCATCAGCTCGTAGGCGGCCTTGGGCAGCAAGGCCTTTAGGCGATGCACCCAGCCCATGTCGCCGCCCATGCGGCCACCACCTTGCGCCGCCGTATCCGGATGGGGCTCAGGCGCTCCGGGCGCCACCACGCGCACTTCATGCCCCTCGCTGCGCAGGGCTTCGATCATCTCTTCGATGTGGACGGATTGGCCATCTTTCGAAGCGGTGCGGTGGTGGTAGAGAATTTTCATGGCTGTCCGGAATAACCTGGAGCGCTGTGCGCCGGCTCACCCAGCTGCTGACCGGAAAACAGTCGGTCGTAGGACTGCACCATCGCATCCATGCCCAACTTTTTCACCGCCTGCCGACGCGCGGACTGTGCAAGAAGACGGACCGTGGCCGGGTCGGTGTACAAGCTCCACAAAGCTTGTGCCATCGCATTGGCGTCGTCAGAAGGAACGAGCAGCCCTGTGATGCCGTCTTCCACCACATCGGGTGTGCCACCCACCGCCGTGGCGACCACCGGCAAGCCACTGGCCATGGCTTCCTGCAGGGTGCAGGAGGTGCCTTCTGCCTGGGAGGGCAACACAAAACAACCCAGCATGCGCAAGATGTCGGCCACGTCATCGCGTGCGCCTGCCAGCCACGCCAGATGCTGCACCTGGGCCCGCGCGAGCGTGGCCTCTACCTCGGCCCGCAACGGCCCCGCCCCCACCACGACCAGGCGCAGGCGGGATGCAGCCTCGGGGTGGATTTCCATCAAACGCACGAAAGCGCGGGCCAGCAAGGGCTGGTTCTTGACGGTTTTCAATCGGCCCACGGTGCCGATCATCCAGTGCTCGCCCGGCACAAAGGGACAACCGGGCACGGCGGGCGCCATCCCCTGGGGCGGCGGTGCAAAGTTGTGGGTGTCCACCCCGTTGGCAATGAGCGAACGGCGGCGGGCAGGCACGCCGATGGCTTGCGCCAGGTAGTCGTCCAGGTCTTTCGACACGGCAACGTAGTGGCTGACAAACGGTTGGTAGAACTTGCGCAGTCGCTGGTAGCGCGGGTTCTGGCCCTTCGGGTCATGGGCGTCCCAGCCGTGCTCGGCATGGATGCGCAGCGGCACGCGGGCCAGCCACGCCAGTGGCGTGACTTCGAGCGCGGCCAGGTTGCAGCTGTGCACCACATCGGGCTGGAGCCCACGCAGCAGCTGATAGATGCGCGGATAGAGCCGCACGGCGTGGCCCGGTGGCTTGTGCAACTCGATGAAGCGCACGCCGGGCTGGGTGATGCGGTGCTTGAAATCGCTGATGGTGGTGAGCGACAGCACCACATGTTCAAACCGGTCCGCAGGCAGGCGGTTGATCAGCTGCACGATGACGTTTTCCAGCCCGCCCACGCTGAAGCTGTACACCACATGAACGATGCGTCGGCGGCGCTGTGTGCTGCTCATGCGGCGACCACATCGGTTGGGTTTTTGGTGACAACCGCCCGGACGGGCTCCTGCGCTTGCCGCAAAAACGCATCAAACATGATGAGCATCCACAAGGCCGTCGAATGGTCGTGCTGCCCACCCAGGTGCTGGTTGACGAGGGTTTGCAGCGTGCCCGCATTGAAGTAGCCCGATGCCAGCATGCGCGGGCTCAGCACGGAATCGCGCATGCGTTGCGCCAGCGGACCCCGCAGCCAGCTGGCCAAGGGCACCGAGAACCCCATCTTGGGCCGGTACAGCACGTCGTGCGACAGCAAGGGCTCGAATGCTTTTTTCAGCACGTATTTGCCCTCGCCACCACGGATCTTCAGGGCGCTGGGCAGGGTGGCCAGCCATTCAACAAGTGGGTGGTCCATCAGCGGCTCGCGCACTTCGAGCGAGTGCGCCATGCTGGCGCGATCGACCTTGGTGTTGATGTCGCCGACCAGCCAGGTCTTGTAGTCCAGGTACTGGACCAGGGCCAGCGGGTCGTCGGTCTGGGCCTGCCGGGCATGGTGGCGGAACACGTCGAGCGCACTGTAGCCGCCCAGGCTGCGCTGGAAGGCGGGCGAAAACAGCGCCTGGCGCTGGTCGGCCCGCAGGTGCGACATGCTGTGGTGATAGGCCTGCACGCTGTCCATGGCCAGGGCCTGCAAGGTGGTCTTGGCGCGCAAGGGGCGCGGCGCCCAGTCGGCCTTGGGATACATCTGCCCCAGCGCGCCAAACAGCGGGCGGCGCAGGCCCTGCGGCAGGCAGTTGCGCACGGCCTCTTCGCCCTGGTGCATGCGGTAGCGCCGGTAGCCGCCCAGACTCTCGTCGCCGCCGTCGCCAGACAGCGCCACTGTGACATGCTTGCGCGCCATCTGGCAGACGCGGTAGGTGGGGATGGCCGAGCTGTCGGCAAAGGGTTCGTCGTACAGCCTGGCCAGCGTGTCGATGAGGTCGAAGTCGTTGCTGCTGACGACTTCGAGCTGATGGTCGGTGTGATAGCGGTCGGCCACCTGCTGGGCAAAGGCGGATTCGTTGAAACGCGGGTCGTCGAAGCCGATGGCGCAGGTGTGCACAGGCGTGTCTGACAGTCCGGCCATGGTGGCCACCACGGCGCTGGAATCCACCCCGCCGGAGAGGAAGGCACCCAGGGGCACGTCGGCGATCATGCGCAGCCGCACCGATTCCTTCACCCGCTCGCGCAGCTCGGCCTGTGCATCGGCCAGGCCGATGGGGTTGTCATTGCTGAAATGCACGTCCCAATACGGTACCGGCTGGGCCTGGGCCGCATCACCCCGGCGCAGGGTGAGGCTGTGCGCCGCAGCCAGCTTGTGGGCGTGGCGGTAGATGCAACGCGGATCGGGCACGTAGCCGAACGAGAAATAGTCTTCCACCGCCAGCGGGTCAATGTCGCGCACAAAGCCGGGGTGGGCAGTCAGCACTTTGAGCTCGGAGCCAAAGATGAAGCTGCCATCGGGCAACCACGCGTAGTGCATGGGCTTGACGCCCATGCGGTCGCGCGCAAGGAACAGGGTTTGCTGGTTGCGGTCCCACAGGGCAAAAGCGAACATGCCCCGCAGCCGGTGCAGGCAGGCCGCGCCCCAGGCTTGCCAGGCGTGCACGATCACTTCGGTGTCGCTGCGCGTTTTGAAGTGGTAGCCCAGGGCCTTGAGCTCGGCCATCAGCGCGCGGTAGTTGTAGATCTCGCCATTAAAGACGATGCCCACGCTGCCGTTTTCATTGAACAAGGGCTGCTTGCCGGTGGCCAGGTCGATGACGGACAGGCGCCGGTGGCCCAGTGCCAGGCCGGGCT from Acidovorax sp. T1 includes the following:
- a CDS encoding polysaccharide deacetylase family protein; this encodes MSLSRAIKDVIRTTLYRSGALGAWHRRRNKHALTVLMFHRVLPAGSDALAQSEREFAFSLDGFQETLDFVSRHYNVVDLAQVKAVIDGRGRLPDCPLLITFDDGWRDTVEYAMPELKKRSLPGVLFLATEVIDLDQPRWWQDAAGAILADPATAPKLLTALGMSEDAMTQPGFSQHVAAKLAGMPEVERRHVIHEVDPRVLEKIDERQMMNVEDLSRWTENGFELGGHGHTHSPIAYANDPEAEVSECRDRLRALGLDVLSLSYPHGVKSDASRELLKNARFDLVFDSNPCLANVSSLQRLRFDLPRIHLPENTWTTRNGRIDPARLALYLFPRSVI
- a CDS encoding polysaccharide deacetylase family protein is translated as MISRLLLQSLSKDKLSVFLFHKVPQQCEPLVPADVSMVRFEHLLDHTFSQLQVLPLDEAIGRLQTDTLPRRAACITFDDGYPDWLTGAAPALRQRNLHATFFITSGQFDGVPLWHERILAAVRRLPGPTLDLGIPFLPAQAVSSVDDRRRQVQRLEQELKYLTLYRREQILKQLEAEAGVQTADVPVMTEAQLRDLHSQGFGIGAHTALHPILDYCNAEEVEREIGGARERLQAIVGGAVNGFAYPNGRPYADFSRLHVDAVKRAGYRYAVTTHWGVAGASTSPFQIPRFTPWAEQDWHVTYQLLRNLMTEPMQVPEVAV
- a CDS encoding putative O-glycosylation ligase, exosortase A system-associated encodes the protein MRDLAFALMLLAVLPLALARPFNAYLLWGWTGLLAPTTYFYGWMVGNRVNFACAVLTLVLLALGRVPWRDYQPNKVTWLYLLLAAHATLAFLLAYPGNPYNDQYFEFLIKGLLFCLVMPFFVRERVHFHAMFIVIALGLGIHGVLNGLKTVASGGGHNMMGPAGTMLADRNHLSTALALVLPVLFYLQTYTANRLMRLVCLGAFCVVVLAILGGGSRAGFIAVSVVGLWLILTSRRKGMALVLVAGAVIAFLAFAPEDITSRLTTIKEADEDSSFIGRVIAWKISSAIALDNPIFGGGFHAVQVQTVWDSFKMSPGLLGFLNLPIPEFSAKAAHSIYFEVMGDLGFVGLGLYMFILLRALWGRRVIKRMTDQLGAPYQWARDMADMLMLAVLAYMVGGASVSLGYLEVIYMVVMLMELLRLHVARALVPAGEAAAPGPGRSA
- a CDS encoding ArnT family glycosyltransferase, whose protein sequence is MPRPETLSISARERLLAWALVLLCVALLFAQAPHGGAFYWSDSPRHALNGVFVMDLIRAMPVDDPTGYAYRYYAQYPALTILFYPPLFYAISAPFYALFGVSHETALLVVALHYLALGLGCWRLARFWLPAAPSLAFAALVLWLPEVAFWGRQVMLEVPAFAFLVWSAVAVMAYLRGGPPRWLYLGAALLVLGIYTKISVAYMGVVYAALIAHRDGWAGLRNRHHWWVAALAVVGLLPLAVLTLKFGQANLQSVTGVADAVASRASWQGWVWYLQQIPAQVGWPLTMLALAGASMAAWRRMPGLGLWWLGFAVGYLFFSSIDLKEARHSVFLLPSVVFFAVLLVHSVVPPRLGGWAVAALAVLVLATAGLSVWTRPVYYVQGYAQAASEVARLAPRDSTVMFSGYRDGSFVFNMRAREDRRDLQVMRADKLLLGVAVRRELGVEQKGLTEAEIAEALNANGVHYVVMQPGFWTDLEAMQRFERVMASDQFEAVARIATPANHKAHETELVIYRNKGAVVSRRQGADIELKIINRRISAD
- a CDS encoding glycosyltransferase family 4 protein — translated: MKVLLFSTLYPSAVRPIHGIFVETRLRELLKTGEVEAKVVAPVPWFPSKDQRFGEYAQFAATPPVEQRSGVEVHHPRYLLLPKVGMNLAPYAMALGALPTIRRLQRQGFDFDLIDAHYYYPDGAAAALLAKWIDKPFVVTARGTDLNLIPQYPFPRKLILETAAQARASIGVCQALMDKLGELGADRTKLHTLRNGVDLERFVPEDRVEARRRLGLPVEGRYLLSVGHLIERKGHHIAIEALPHLPGVTLLIAGAGPEEAALRDLARRVGVADRLRWAGVVPQTELKWWYSAADVLALCSSREGWANVLLEAMACGTPVIATNIWGTPEVVSTPAAGVLMDRRDAQALAAAWVQLHTQLPTREATRAHAQTFSWDATTQGQLQLFQKVVDATA
- a CDS encoding glycosyltransferase family 4 protein: MKILYHHRTASKDGQSVHIEEMIEALRSEGHEVRVVAPGAPEPHPDTAAQGGGRMGGDMGWVHRLKALLPKAAYELMELAYNLVAYRKLMTAAREFQPQVIYERYNLFLLAGLMVKKRLGIALLLEVNSPLVLERSQHSGGLALQRLARWAEGTAWRGADAVLPVTQVLAGHVRAHGVPTERIHVVSNGINRAHFADAPRPDEAKRRLGLQGRVVLGFTGFVRDWHGVDRIIDWMASPQAPQDMHLLVVGDGPVRAALEAQAQQLGLAERVTFTGVVHREQVPAHVAAFDVALQPAVTPYASPLKLMEYLVLGKAVVAPATPNLLEVLTDNVNALMFEPAQPGALEGALTRLCTDTALRQRLAQGAADTIDRLDLTWIGNARRVTALVKAGA
- a CDS encoding TIGR03088 family PEP-CTERM/XrtA system glycosyltransferase, giving the protein MSSTQRRRRIVHVVYSFSVGGLENVIVQLINRLPADRFEHVVLSLTTISDFKHRITQPGVRFIELHKPPGHAVRLYPRIYQLLRGLQPDVVHSCNLAALEVTPLAWLARVPLRIHAEHGWDAHDPKGQNPRYQRLRKFYQPFVSHYVAVSKDLDDYLAQAIGVPARRRSLIANGVDTHNFAPPPQGMAPAVPGCPFVPGEHWMIGTVGRLKTVKNQPLLARAFVRLMEIHPEAASRLRLVVVGAGPLRAEVEATLARAQVQHLAWLAGARDDVADILRMLGCFVLPSQAEGTSCTLQEAMASGLPVVATAVGGTPDVVEDGITGLLVPSDDANAMAQALWSLYTDPATVRLLAQSARRQAVKKLGMDAMVQSYDRLFSGQQLGEPAHSAPGYSGQP
- a CDS encoding XrtA/PEP-CTERM system amidotransferase — protein: MCGISGLFDTQGARAYSRELISRINNVQAHRGPDEDDVHLEPGLALGHRRLSVIDLATGKQPLFNENGSVGIVFNGEIYNYRALMAELKALGYHFKTRSDTEVIVHAWQAWGAACLHRLRGMFAFALWDRNQQTLFLARDRMGVKPMHYAWLPDGSFIFGSELKVLTAHPGFVRDIDPLAVEDYFSFGYVPDPRCIYRHAHKLAAAHSLTLRRGDAAQAQPVPYWDVHFSNDNPIGLADAQAELRERVKESVRLRMIADVPLGAFLSGGVDSSAVVATMAGLSDTPVHTCAIGFDDPRFNESAFAQQVADRYHTDHQLEVVSSNDFDLIDTLARLYDEPFADSSAIPTYRVCQMARKHVTVALSGDGGDESLGGYRRYRMHQGEEAVRNCLPQGLRRPLFGALGQMYPKADWAPRPLRAKTTLQALAMDSVQAYHHSMSHLRADQRQALFSPAFQRSLGGYSALDVFRHHARQAQTDDPLALVQYLDYKTWLVGDINTKVDRASMAHSLEVREPLMDHPLVEWLATLPSALKIRGGEGKYVLKKAFEPLLSHDVLYRPKMGFSVPLASWLRGPLAQRMRDSVLSPRMLASGYFNAGTLQTLVNQHLGGQHDHSTALWMLIMFDAFLRQAQEPVRAVVTKNPTDVVAA